A single Tamandua tetradactyla isolate mTamTet1 chromosome X, mTamTet1.pri, whole genome shotgun sequence DNA region contains:
- the RTL4 gene encoding LOW QUALITY PROTEIN: retrotransposon Gag-like protein 4 (The sequence of the model RefSeq protein was modified relative to this genomic sequence to represent the inferred CDS: inserted 5 bases in 5 codons; substituted 4 bases at 4 genomic stop codons), whose product MVQAHQFDTPVSTLMVLALPVFHLFRVVVWDSSRLAENTVIQSKVQHLTEENTSPSSXVLPALATPVMPXLFSLEYLLQFCGDPDNFSVSGQLDIYLTALEISNTAENVQVKMCFFDNLSQQMKSMXVLSGPDQSTLLKQYENFGLEFQQSFGKPTKXEMKPVVNAKVEKGDDFFLQYVSTFQLLVQNLSCNKTIMKDHLQEXLAGPICDEMSGKNMDDXPNQITQCFQVDKKHXPELLQSEAQLPRSTSLIYHQYLTSPTSILPKEAPIXLQGGQLLLTAAKXTHQQETQLCSYCSQADHFIRDCLVKCSRASGDSAKINNPACQ is encoded by the exons ATGGTCCAAGCTCACCAGTTTGACACCCCAGTCTCTACACTGATGGTTCTAGCTCTGCCTGTGTTTCATCTCTTCAGGGTTGTGGTCTGGGACTCCTCCAGACTG GCAGAGAATACGGTTATACAGTCCAAAGTGCAGCATCTGACTGAGGAGAATACTTCCCCAAGCAGCTAAGTCCTGCCAGCTCTGGCCACTCCAGTGATGC GACTCTTCTCACTTGAGTATCTGTTGCAATTTTGTGGTGATCCTGACAATTTCTCAGTAAGTGGTCAACTTGACATCTACTTGACAGCCCTTGAAATCTCCAATACTGCAGAGAATGTCCAGGTAAAGATGTGTTTTTTTGACAACCTATCACAGCAGATGAAAAGTA AGGTCTTATCTGGGCCTGACCAGAGTACTCTGCTGAAGCAATATGAAAACTTTGGTCTTGAGTTCCAGCAGTCATTTGGTAAGCCcacaaaataggaaatgaaaCCTGTGGTGAATGCTAAGGTTGAGAAAGgtgatgacttctttctgcagtATGTTTCCACTTTCCAGCTCCTTGTTCAAAATTTGAGCTGTAATAAAACCATTATGAAAGATCACCTCCAAG AACTGGCTGGTCCTATCTGTGATGAAATGAGTGGCAAAAATATGGACG CCCCAAACCAGATCACTCAGTGCTTTCAGGTGGACAAAAAAC AGCCAGAGCTCCTACAGTCAGAGGCCCAGCTCCCAAGATCAACTTCCCTGATCTACCACCAGTACCTCACCAGCCCCACAAGTATACTACCCAAGGAAGCGCCAATATAGTTGCAGGGAGGTCAGCTGCTTCTCACAGCAGCTAAGTGAACCCATCAGCAAGAAACCCAGTTGTGCTCATATTGCAGCCAGGCTGATCACTTTATAAGAGATTGCCTTGTCAAGTGTTCTCGAGCCTCAGGAGACTCAGCAAAGATAAATAATCCAGCTTGCCAGTAA